A DNA window from Streptomyces sp. CA-278952 contains the following coding sequences:
- a CDS encoding cytochrome P450 family protein yields the protein MTRIALDPFVTDLDGESAALRAAGPLAEVELPGGVHVYAVTRHAEARALLTDSRLVKDINVWTAWQRGEIPMDWPLIGLANPGRSMLTVDGADHRRLRTLVAQALTVKRVERLRTGIEALTNASLERLAALPAGQPVDLKAEFAYPLPMNVISELMGVDAADHPRLKELFEKFFSTQTPPEEVPQMMADLGALFTKIVDSKRANPGDDLTSALIAASEDGDHLSDEEIVNTLQLIIAAGHETTISLIVNVVEALATHPEQRKKVLEGEIGWDGVIEETLRWNTPTSHVLIRFATEDIEVGDKVLPKGEGLIVSFGALGRDEEQYGPTAGEFDATRTPNRHIAFGHGPHICPGAALSRLEAGIALPALYERFPELDLAVPAAELRNKPIVTQNDLHELPVELGCPFGHTS from the coding sequence ATGACCCGCATCGCGCTCGACCCGTTCGTCACCGACCTCGACGGCGAGAGCGCCGCGCTGCGGGCCGCCGGCCCGCTGGCCGAGGTGGAACTGCCCGGCGGTGTACACGTGTACGCGGTCACCCGCCACGCGGAGGCCCGCGCACTGCTCACCGACAGCCGCCTGGTCAAGGACATCAACGTCTGGACCGCCTGGCAGCGCGGCGAGATACCCATGGACTGGCCGCTGATCGGCCTGGCCAACCCGGGCCGCTCGATGCTGACGGTCGACGGGGCGGACCACCGCCGTCTCCGTACGCTGGTGGCGCAGGCGCTCACGGTGAAGCGGGTGGAGCGGCTGCGCACCGGGATCGAGGCGCTGACGAACGCGAGCCTGGAGAGGCTGGCGGCCCTCCCGGCCGGACAGCCTGTCGACCTGAAGGCCGAGTTCGCCTATCCGCTCCCCATGAACGTCATCAGCGAGCTGATGGGCGTGGACGCGGCGGACCACCCCCGGCTGAAGGAGCTGTTCGAGAAGTTCTTCTCGACGCAGACGCCGCCGGAGGAGGTCCCGCAGATGATGGCGGACCTCGGGGCCCTCTTCACGAAGATCGTCGACTCCAAGCGGGCGAACCCGGGCGACGATCTGACCAGCGCCCTGATCGCGGCCTCCGAGGACGGCGACCACCTCTCCGACGAGGAGATCGTCAACACGCTGCAACTGATCATCGCCGCCGGGCACGAGACCACGATCAGCCTGATCGTCAACGTCGTGGAGGCGCTGGCCACCCACCCCGAGCAGCGCAAGAAGGTGCTGGAGGGGGAGATCGGGTGGGACGGCGTGATCGAGGAGACACTGCGCTGGAACACCCCGACCTCACACGTGCTGATCCGCTTCGCGACGGAGGACATCGAGGTCGGCGACAAGGTCCTGCCGAAGGGCGAGGGGCTGATCGTCTCGTTCGGCGCGCTGGGCCGCGACGAGGAGCAGTACGGCCCGACGGCCGGCGAGTTCGACGCCACCCGCACCCCGAACCGCCACATCGCCTTCGGCCACGGCCCGCACATCTGCCCCGGTGCGGCGCTCTCCCGCCTGGAGGCGGGCATCGCGCTCCCGGCCCTGTACGAGCGGTTCCCGGAACTGGACCTGGCGGTGCCGGCCGCCGAGCTGCGCAACAAGCCGATCGTGACCCAGAACGACCTGCACGAACTGCCGGTGGAGCTGGGCTGCCCGTTCGGCCACACGTCCTGA
- the serC gene encoding phosphoserine transaminase produces MADIQIPADIKPADGRFGAGPSKVRTEALDALAATGTSLLGTSHRQAPVKNLVGEVRDGVRSLFSLPEGYEVVLGNGGSTAFWDVATHGLIESKSQHLNFGEFSSKFAKAAKLAPWLSDPTVIASDPGTHPDPKAEAGVDVYAFTHNETSTGVAAPVKRVAGADEGSLVLVDATSGAGGLPVDITESDVYYFAPQKSFASDGGLWIAVFSPAALERAARIHASGRHIPEFFSLPTAIDNSLKNQTYNTPALSTLFLLNEQLKWMNTQGGLDFTTGRTAASSGHLYGWADESKYATPFVTDPAKRSQVIGTIDFADEIDAAAVAKVLRANGIVDTEPYRKLGRNQLRVAMFPAIDPADVQALTACVDYVIEKL; encoded by the coding sequence GTGGCCGACATCCAGATTCCCGCTGACATCAAGCCCGCCGACGGACGCTTCGGCGCCGGTCCTTCCAAGGTGCGGACGGAGGCGCTCGACGCGCTGGCCGCCACCGGCACCTCTCTCCTCGGCACGTCCCACCGCCAGGCCCCGGTCAAGAACCTGGTCGGCGAGGTACGGGACGGCGTGCGCAGCCTCTTCTCCCTCCCCGAGGGATACGAGGTCGTCCTCGGCAACGGCGGCTCCACCGCTTTCTGGGACGTCGCGACGCACGGTTTGATCGAGTCGAAGTCCCAGCACCTGAACTTCGGCGAGTTCTCGTCGAAGTTCGCCAAGGCCGCGAAGCTCGCGCCCTGGCTGTCCGACCCCACCGTGATCGCCTCCGACCCGGGCACCCACCCGGACCCGAAGGCCGAGGCGGGCGTCGACGTCTACGCCTTCACCCACAACGAGACCTCCACCGGTGTCGCGGCCCCGGTCAAGCGCGTCGCGGGCGCCGACGAGGGCTCCCTCGTCCTGGTGGACGCCACCTCCGGTGCGGGCGGCCTGCCGGTCGACATCACCGAGTCCGACGTCTACTACTTCGCCCCGCAGAAGTCCTTCGCCTCCGACGGCGGCCTGTGGATCGCCGTGTTCTCCCCGGCCGCGCTGGAGCGCGCCGCCCGGATCCACGCCTCGGGCCGGCACATCCCGGAGTTCTTCTCGCTGCCCACGGCGATCGACAACTCCCTCAAGAACCAGACGTACAACACCCCGGCGCTCTCCACCCTCTTCCTGCTGAACGAGCAGCTGAAGTGGATGAACACCCAGGGCGGCCTGGACTTCACGACGGGCCGCACGGCGGCTTCGTCGGGTCACCTCTACGGCTGGGCCGACGAGTCGAAGTACGCCACCCCGTTCGTCACGGACCCGGCGAAGCGCTCGCAGGTCATCGGCACGATCGACTTCGCGGACGAGATCGACGCGGCGGCCGTCGCCAAGGTGCTGCGCGCCAACGGCATCGTGGACACCGAGCCGTACCGCAAGCTGGGCCGCAACCAGCTGCGCGTGGCGATGTTCCCGGCGATCGACCCGGCGGACGTGCAGGCGCTGACGGCGTGCGTCGACTACGTGATCGAGAAGCTGTAG
- a CDS encoding Uma2 family endonuclease yields MSAAAVEHPCDDEPETLLETANRLTEQLPGHRVEIIGGLVTVAPPPDGPHADALTTLTVPFLAAGLHGEESRVLQGIGLWLPSGPEDYVIPDLAVVDADYGEHPIENNSYDPACFRLVLEVTSGNYQTDLRHKVTAYAQAKIPVYVIVDRKHGRVHVLTEPLPGGYDRHEVYAPGQQAPLPASIGAEVSLDVDEIVRAGRSKR; encoded by the coding sequence ATGTCTGCAGCAGCAGTCGAGCACCCCTGTGACGATGAGCCGGAAACGCTGCTGGAAACGGCCAACCGTCTCACCGAGCAGCTTCCGGGGCATCGCGTCGAGATCATCGGAGGCCTCGTCACCGTGGCACCACCCCCGGACGGCCCGCACGCCGACGCCCTGACCACACTCACGGTCCCCTTCCTCGCCGCCGGTCTGCACGGCGAGGAGTCGAGAGTCCTCCAGGGCATCGGTCTCTGGCTCCCCAGCGGACCCGAGGACTACGTGATCCCCGATCTGGCGGTCGTCGACGCCGACTACGGCGAGCACCCGATCGAGAACAACAGCTACGACCCCGCCTGCTTCCGCCTGGTCCTGGAGGTCACCTCCGGGAACTACCAGACCGACCTGCGCCACAAGGTCACCGCCTACGCCCAGGCCAAGATCCCGGTCTACGTGATCGTCGACCGCAAGCACGGCCGCGTCCACGTCCTGACCGAACCGCTTCCCGGCGGCTACGACCGCCACGAGGTCTACGCCCCCGGCCAGCAGGCCCCGCTCCCCGCCTCGATCGGCGCCGAAGTCTCCCTGGACGTCGACGAGATCGTGCGCGCGGGCCGCTCGAAACGCTGA
- a CDS encoding Asp23/Gls24 family envelope stress response protein, translating into MVDIESRSGNPATSGGNQGSGVRGRTTIADGVVATIAEIAIRETEGVHSVGKGASKALGAVTGRMPGSSGRGRTVKVEVGEKQTALDVDVEVEYGVPIHELADRIRANVVDAVETMTGLEVVEININVFDVHIPGEDDEDDADGSDDADSGRGGSRVR; encoded by the coding sequence ATGGTCGACATCGAATCTCGGAGCGGAAACCCGGCGACGAGCGGCGGGAATCAGGGAAGCGGCGTGCGCGGCAGAACCACCATCGCCGACGGCGTCGTGGCCACCATCGCGGAAATCGCCATCCGCGAGACCGAAGGCGTTCATTCGGTGGGCAAGGGCGCGTCGAAGGCGCTGGGCGCCGTGACGGGCAGGATGCCCGGGTCCTCGGGCAGGGGCCGGACCGTGAAGGTCGAGGTGGGCGAGAAACAGACGGCGCTCGACGTCGACGTCGAGGTGGAGTACGGGGTTCCGATCCATGAGCTGGCCGACCGGATCCGCGCGAACGTCGTCGACGCCGTGGAGACGATGACGGGGCTGGAGGTCGTCGAGATCAACATCAACGTCTTCGACGTGCACATCCCGGGCGAGGACGACGAGGACGACGCGGACGGCTCGGACGACGCCGATTCCGGAAGAGGCGGTTCCCGCGTGCGGTGA